One stretch of Streptomyces sp. R21 DNA includes these proteins:
- a CDS encoding response regulator — protein MTIRVVLADDQQLIRTALRMVIADIADVEVVGEAANGEEAVRLAEQLRPDVVVMDIRMPGVDGIEATRRITTSDRGRDTHIVVLTTFDDDDYVYGALRAGAAGFLVKDMALDDILAAIRVVAAGDALIAPSVTRRLIQDFAASRPEQARARRPLDAITEREREVLTLVGSGLSNTEIAEQLFITVATAKTYLTRLLAKLDARDRVQLVIIAYEAGLVSVTR, from the coding sequence ATGACGATCCGCGTCGTCCTGGCCGACGACCAGCAGCTCATCCGCACCGCCCTGCGCATGGTCATCGCCGACATCGCCGACGTCGAGGTGGTCGGCGAGGCCGCGAACGGCGAGGAAGCCGTCCGCCTCGCCGAGCAACTCCGCCCCGACGTCGTCGTGATGGACATCCGCATGCCCGGCGTCGACGGCATCGAGGCGACGCGCCGCATCACGACGAGCGACAGGGGTCGTGACACCCACATCGTCGTCCTCACCACCTTCGACGACGACGATTACGTGTACGGCGCGCTGCGCGCGGGCGCCGCCGGTTTCCTCGTCAAGGACATGGCCCTCGACGACATCCTCGCCGCGATCCGCGTGGTCGCCGCCGGTGACGCCCTGATCGCCCCGAGCGTCACCCGCCGCCTCATCCAGGACTTCGCGGCAAGTCGCCCTGAACAGGCCCGCGCACGACGCCCGTTGGACGCCATCACGGAACGCGAGCGTGAGGTACTGACGTTGGTCGGCAGCGGCCTCTCCAACACGGAGATAGCCGAACAGCTCTTCATCACCGTCGCCACGGCCAAGACATACCTGACCCGCCTGCTGGCCAAGCTGGACGCGCGGGACCGGGTGCAGCTGGTGATCATCGCCTACGAGGCGGGGTTGGTGTCGGTCACGAGGTGA
- a CDS encoding helix-turn-helix domain-containing protein, with amino-acid sequence MANGSNGSRQAAWEFFGAELKRRREDAGLTQVELGSRVFVSGGYIGQFEQAIRKPQLDVAQRIDDVLQTDGIFERLWRKLIKDQPYTEYFAHAVELERLATEICEYAPAVVPGLLQTREYAQAVFLASNPFATDEYIEELLKGRMDRKRLLNDATGPVYWVVLHEAALRIPVGGPAIMAHQLDRTAELMRERKVLLQVLPFAAGAHREMGKMMKLMEFEDAPPTVYTEAVLSGNLLDEPAVVKRAQASYDLIRAAALSPEASLALIKSAAEDHRRCASST; translated from the coding sequence ATGGCCAATGGTTCGAACGGTTCCCGGCAGGCGGCCTGGGAGTTCTTCGGGGCGGAGCTGAAACGGCGGCGAGAGGATGCGGGACTCACGCAGGTCGAGTTGGGTTCTCGCGTTTTTGTGTCGGGCGGCTACATTGGGCAATTCGAACAGGCTATTCGGAAGCCGCAGTTGGATGTAGCGCAGAGGATCGATGACGTCCTGCAAACCGACGGTATTTTCGAGCGGCTTTGGCGAAAGCTCATCAAGGATCAACCGTATACGGAGTACTTCGCGCACGCGGTGGAGTTGGAGCGGCTGGCAACGGAGATCTGCGAGTATGCACCTGCGGTGGTGCCGGGGTTGCTCCAGACACGCGAGTACGCACAAGCGGTGTTCCTGGCAAGCAATCCGTTCGCCACCGACGAGTACATCGAGGAACTACTCAAGGGGCGCATGGACCGGAAGCGTCTCCTCAACGACGCTACAGGGCCCGTGTATTGGGTGGTCCTGCATGAGGCCGCCCTACGCATCCCTGTCGGCGGCCCGGCGATCATGGCGCACCAACTGGACCGTACTGCGGAGCTGATGCGAGAGCGCAAGGTGCTGCTACAGGTGTTGCCGTTCGCGGCGGGGGCGCACCGAGAGATGGGCAAGATGATGAAGCTCATGGAGTTCGAGGACGCTCCGCCAACTGTCTATACAGAGGCCGTTCTTTCGGGGAATCTGCTGGACGAACCGGCAGTGGTGAAGCGGGCCCAGGCGTCTTACGATCTCATCAGGGCCGCCGCGTTGTCGCCGGAGGCGTCCCTGGCCCTTATCAAGTCGGCGGCGGAGGACCACAGACGATGCGCGAGTTCGACCTGA
- a CDS encoding DUF397 domain-containing protein has translation MREFDLSNARWRKSSYSGGSGGEDCVEVAYDFIGAAQWRKSSYSDDNGGECVEVADGLPGVVPVRDSKVVDGPLLMIGAPAWAEFIGAVAVRG, from the coding sequence ATGCGCGAGTTCGACCTGAGCAACGCCCGCTGGCGCAAGAGCAGCTACAGCGGCGGCAGCGGCGGGGAGGACTGCGTCGAGGTCGCGTACGACTTCATCGGCGCCGCCCAGTGGCGCAAGAGCAGCTACAGCGACGACAACGGCGGCGAGTGCGTCGAAGTAGCCGACGGCCTCCCCGGTGTCGTCCCCGTCCGCGACAGCAAGGTGGTGGACGGGCCCCTGCTGATGATCGGGGCCCCCGCCTGGGCGGAGTTCATCGGCGCCGTAGCCGTAAGGGGCTAG
- a CDS encoding sensor histidine kinase — MHVTPSPPLPLLKRVPPGVWVAATWCASTLFTLLTTFRLPGEYGPGQWPAAQLYRWDGLTFLALSTAMALNGGRILTRRPLRALALQLTAAGFVTTTLGVGGIPLTQFVAVDVALYFIAAQQRRRTGAIALSLALATLVCWVSVRLLRGWDASMSAELAVALITVIAWLLGNAAHRTREYADRLSAQAAAQAVTTERLRIAREMHDMVAHSIGIIALQAGAAARVVTTQPDAAREAMTAVENAGRETLSGLRRMLVALRQADHGHAPEAAGLADVDRLAAATTAAGVRVDVRWKGERRQLPPDIDLSAFRIIQESVTNVVRHAATDSCEVSIGYGDDDALSIEVADNGRGTGSTTDTGFGLAGMRERVALLHGEFTATPRPEGGFRVAARLPVPAMAEAGAGVGAR; from the coding sequence ATGCATGTCACGCCATCTCCGCCACTTCCCCTGCTCAAGCGCGTGCCGCCGGGCGTATGGGTGGCCGCGACCTGGTGCGCGAGCACGTTGTTCACGCTCCTGACGACCTTCCGGCTGCCCGGCGAGTACGGGCCCGGCCAGTGGCCCGCGGCCCAGCTCTACCGCTGGGACGGCCTGACGTTCCTCGCCCTGTCCACCGCCATGGCGCTGAACGGCGGCCGCATCCTGACCCGCCGCCCCCTGCGGGCCCTCGCCCTGCAACTCACCGCCGCAGGCTTCGTGACGACCACCCTGGGCGTCGGCGGGATCCCGCTCACCCAGTTCGTCGCGGTCGACGTCGCCCTGTACTTCATCGCGGCCCAACAGCGCCGCCGCACCGGCGCCATCGCCCTCTCCCTCGCGCTCGCCACACTGGTGTGCTGGGTGTCCGTACGGCTCCTGCGCGGTTGGGACGCCAGCATGTCGGCCGAACTGGCCGTCGCCCTCATCACCGTCATCGCCTGGCTCCTCGGCAACGCGGCCCACCGCACCCGCGAATACGCCGACAGGCTCAGCGCGCAGGCCGCCGCACAGGCCGTCACCACCGAACGGCTCCGTATCGCCCGCGAGATGCACGACATGGTCGCCCACAGCATCGGCATCATCGCCCTGCAGGCGGGCGCGGCGGCCCGCGTCGTCACCACCCAGCCCGACGCCGCCCGCGAGGCCATGACCGCCGTCGAGAACGCCGGCCGCGAAACCCTCTCAGGCCTCCGCCGCATGCTCGTCGCCCTCCGCCAGGCCGACCACGGCCACGCCCCGGAGGCGGCCGGCCTCGCCGACGTCGACCGCCTCGCCGCCGCGACGACCGCCGCCGGCGTCCGCGTCGACGTCCGCTGGAAGGGCGAGCGGCGCCAACTCCCGCCGGACATCGACCTGTCCGCGTTCCGCATCATCCAGGAGTCCGTCACCAACGTCGTACGGCATGCCGCCACCGACTCCTGCGAGGTCTCCATCGGCTACGGCGACGACGACGCCCTCTCCATCGAGGTCGCCGACAACGGCCGCGGCACCGGATCGACCACCGACACCGGGTTCGGGCTGGCCGGCATGCGCGAGCGAGTCGCCCTGCTGCACGGCGAGTTCACCGCCACGCCCCGCCCCGAGGGCGGCTTCCGCGTGGCGGCCCGCCTGCCGGTCCCGGCGATGGCCGAGGCGGGGGCGGGGGTGGGGGCGCGATGA
- a CDS encoding DUF1266 domain-containing protein: MAIWNRRGPKATRKYPVPLTMHQLWMVSLSAPVSRDRDAARTTLYPFTRIDDDKARRWLADQWEITSRAELVGRLDDLARSGYRARARLRLGVEPLAWDAGLYVDISRRGFASGMLSEAEAWTALKNIVPAVVRSYTSWREYAEHYLLGRMVWRDNLRGTPDAPAPQAVSDAHLKSLLDPANRASPWNQAPWEAISRPDHAR, encoded by the coding sequence ATGGCGATATGGAACCGTCGTGGGCCGAAGGCCACGCGCAAATACCCCGTTCCGCTCACCATGCACCAGCTGTGGATGGTGTCGCTGAGTGCGCCGGTGAGCCGGGACCGGGACGCGGCGCGGACGACCCTGTACCCCTTCACCCGCATCGATGACGACAAGGCCCGGCGGTGGCTGGCCGACCAGTGGGAGATCACCTCACGCGCGGAGCTGGTCGGCCGGCTCGACGACCTCGCGCGGAGCGGCTACCGGGCGCGGGCACGGCTGCGGCTCGGTGTGGAGCCGTTGGCCTGGGACGCGGGGCTGTACGTGGACATCTCGCGCAGGGGGTTCGCGTCGGGAATGCTCAGCGAGGCCGAGGCGTGGACCGCGCTGAAGAACATCGTGCCGGCGGTGGTGCGGTCGTACACCTCATGGAGGGAGTACGCCGAGCACTATCTGCTGGGGCGGATGGTGTGGCGGGACAATCTCCGGGGCACCCCGGACGCGCCCGCCCCGCAGGCCGTGTCCGACGCGCACCTGAAGTCCCTCCTCGATCCGGCGAACCGGGCCAGCCCCTGGAACCAGGCTCCCTGGGAAGCGATCAGCCGCCCCGACCACGCTCGCTGA
- the recO gene encoding DNA repair protein RecO, translating to MSLFRDDGVVLRTQKLGEADRIITLLTRGHGRVRAVARGVRRTKSKFGARLEPFSHVDVQFFARGSELVGRGLPLCTQSETIAPYGGGIVTDYARYTAGTAMLETAERFTDHEGEPAVQQYLLLVGGLRTLARGEHEPHLVLDAFLLRSLAVNGYAPSFSACAKCGMPGPNRFFSVAAGGSVCADCRVPGSVVPSAGALELLGALLTGDWETADACEPRYVREGSGLVSAYLHWHLERGLRSLRYVEK from the coding sequence ATGAGCCTGTTCCGTGACGACGGCGTCGTGCTGCGCACCCAGAAGCTGGGTGAGGCGGACCGGATCATCACTCTGCTCACCCGCGGTCACGGACGCGTACGTGCCGTAGCGCGTGGTGTGCGGCGGACCAAGTCGAAGTTCGGGGCGCGGCTCGAACCGTTCTCGCATGTGGACGTGCAGTTCTTCGCGCGGGGGAGTGAGCTGGTCGGGCGGGGGTTGCCGCTGTGCACGCAGAGCGAGACGATCGCTCCGTACGGTGGCGGGATCGTGACCGACTACGCGCGGTACACGGCCGGGACGGCGATGCTGGAGACGGCCGAGCGGTTCACCGATCACGAGGGGGAGCCGGCCGTGCAGCAGTACCTGCTGCTGGTCGGCGGGCTGCGCACCCTCGCCCGCGGTGAGCACGAACCGCACCTCGTCCTCGACGCCTTCCTGCTGCGCTCCCTCGCCGTGAACGGCTACGCACCCAGCTTCAGCGCCTGCGCGAAGTGCGGTATGCCGGGACCGAATCGGTTCTTCTCGGTCGCCGCGGGAGGTTCCGTCTGCGCCGACTGCCGGGTGCCCGGCAGCGTCGTACCCTCGGCGGGGGCCCTCGAACTCCTCGGCGCGCTGCTGACGGGAGACTGGGAGACCGCGGACGCGTGCGAGCCGCGGTACGTCAGGGAGGGCAGCGGGCTGGTGTCGGCGTATCTGCACTGGCATCTGGAGCGCGGCCTGCGCTCCCTGCGTTACGTAGAGAAGTAG